The following is a genomic window from Chitinophaga caseinilytica.
GTGAAAAACTCCACCTGAAAAATTGAAATATTAAACCACATTTCCTATAAATCTTGTGAACTTTACTTTGTCACCAACGGAAAAAACTGATACGATCGCCACCATTAAAAACACAAACATGCCCCTTTCCATTAAAACCCGCACCGCATCTGACCTGGCTTCGGCCCTGCTGCTGATCTTTTTCCTGCATAGCGCCATCGGCAGCATCGCGCAGCACCAGACGGCGGTGAACGTACTCGCGTTCTACACACCTGTCAACGCCCCGCGCCACGCCATCGCCTGGGCGATATCGGCCTGGCAATTCATCACAGCGGCATTGTTGTTTTTCCCCGTAACAAGGCGGTACGGCCTGGGCGCATCGCTGGGTTATTTCGTTGCACTATCTGTACTGGCCTGGCTGTTCCCCGGCGATCCGGCGCAGTTCGGCGGATTACTGAACCACATCACCCGGTTCCAGAC
Proteins encoded in this region:
- a CDS encoding MauE/DoxX family redox-associated membrane protein, with amino-acid sequence MPLSIKTRTASDLASALLLIFFLHSAIGSIAQHQTAVNVLAFYTPVNAPRHAIAWAISAWQFITAALLFFPVTRRYGLGASLGYFVALSVLAWLFPGDPAQFGGLLNHITRFQTQALALSGIAVSAAGIVLRYFSRIKKQTEIIAQ